Part of the Rhodococcus sp. OK302 genome is shown below.
TCGACGCGGTTGAACGTGGCCGGGTGAACAATTGGGACCTGGTGGACTCGTCGGCCGGTCAGATCCTGGGCGGATGGTTGTTCGATCGTGATCGGAGTCTGATATTTGAGCTCTCGGCGTCGGGTGACCTGTGGCGTCGACGCGTGGCACTGCTCAGCACGTACGGGTTCATCACGAGAGGCGACGCCACGACGACGCTCGAACTCGCAGAATCGGTTCTCGGTGATCGACGCGATCTGACGCAGAAGGCGATGGGTTGGATGCTGCGGGAGGTAGGCAAACGCGTCGACCGGGGCTTGCTGACAGGGTTTCTGGAGCTCAATGCCGCCCAGATGGGTCGCACTGCCCTGAGTTATGCGTGTGAGCATCTGAGCGCAGTCGAGCGCACTCATTTTCGGGCGCGCCGTCCTGAGTGAACTTTTGCCGTGACGGACTGTGACACTATCGATCGATGCCCGCTTCTACTGCTCGATTGACGACTGTCACCACGATCGTGTCGTTGCTTGCGGCGAGTTTCCTGGCATTGGCGTATCTGGTCTACGTTGTCCGCGCCGTCGAGCCGGTTGATTTTCTCGTCTACCGATACGCCGCAGATATGTTCGCGAGCGGCGGCGATGTGTACGAGGGAAACCTGTTCGGTCCGATGATCGCGCCGGAGGGAATGCCTTTCACCTACACTCCTTTTGCAGTGCTGTTGTTATGGCCCACAGTGCTTTTCGACTGGTGGACGGCGTACCTTCTGTGGTCGCTGTTGTGCATTCTGGTGGTGGCGTGGACGGTGTGGAAGTTCACCCCGACGTGGATCAGGTTGCGGCCGTTGGTGATGGCATTGATTCTGTTCGGTGTATCGGTGACACCGACTGTCAGCGCACACATTTCGTTCGGTCAGGTCAACCTATTGTTGATGGCGCTCGTGTTGGTCGACATCACTCGCCGCGAAAATTCGTGGCTCGGCCGGCACTTTCCGCGCGGCCTTCTGATCGGCATTGCGACGGCCGTCAAGCTGACGCCCGGACTGTTCATCGTCTATTTTGTCGTGACGAAACAATGGCGTCTGGCGATCTGGAGTTCGGTGGGGGCAGCGGTAGTCACTCTTGCTGCTGCGCTGGTCGATCCGGCATTGAGCCGAACATTTTGGACCGATGTCGTGTGGAATCTCAGCGATCGGGTGGACCTGACCGGTGAAGCGATCGCCAGTTCGGGTAACGGTTCACTTCAAGGAACTCTGGCGGCAATGGGTTCGTGGACGGACCCGTTGGTCATGCCGATCATTGCAATTGTGGGTGTGCTGGCGCTGTGGATCGCGCGGCAAATTTATCTCGAGGGCCGGCTCGTCGACGCAGCCTTGGTGATCGGGTTGAGCGCGCCGATACTGTCCCCGATCAGCTGGATTCACCACTGGGTGTATCTGATTCCGGCGGCGATCACGATCTTGTTCAGGATTCGGTCGCGTCGGGGCGTCGTAGCATTTGTCGCGGCGCTTGCGGTGGTCTACTGCGGACCGAGCATGGGGGCACAGTTGATGGAAGGTTCGCCGCTGCTGTTCCCGATCGGCGGGATCCTTCGGGAGGGCTTCATCCTCGTGAGCGTGGCAGCAATAGTCGCGCTATGGCATCTTGCGACGAGAAACAGTTCGGCCCCTGATTCCGTGGGAAATCAGGGGCCGAACAGTGCCGAAGAATCTTCGGTCAGAACTCGATCTTGAGGGTGTCGGTGACAGGCTTGGCCTGGCATCCGAGGATGTAGCCGTTGGCGATGTCTTCGGCGTCGAGGACGTCGCAGTTGTCCATCGTCACTTCGCCTTGGAGGACGGTGCAGGCGCAAGACCCGCATTCGCCTTCCTGGCAGGAGTACGGCACGTCGAGGCCCTTGGCGAGCATGATGTCGACGAGGGTCTGCTTGCGAGGCCACACGAGGGTGTGGGTTTCGCCGTCGAGTTCGACCTCGACAGTGGCAGCGTCAGCTGCTTCTTCGTCGGTAACCTCGGCAAGCTCGACGTCCTTGAACGGGTCACCGGCGAGGGAGTTGAAGACCTCGGCGTGGACCTGCGTGCGGGGCATTCCGGCTTCGGCGAGTGCCTTGTGCACAGCGTCCATGAAGGGGCCGGGGCCACACATGAATGCTTCGTAGGCGACAAACGGCTTCGCGAGGGTAGCCAGCTGGGAGACAGCAGGCAGGCCCTGCACCGATTCGATCCAGTGGACGATGGTCAGTCGGCCGGCGTGCTGCTTCGCGAGTTCGCGGAGCTCAGCGCCGAAGATGACGGACTTCTCGTCGCGGTTCGCGTACACGAGGACGACGTTGCCGCTGCCCTGGGTGAGAGCGGACTTGAGGATCGAGATCACGGGCGTGATTCCGCTGCCTGCGCCGAAGAGCAGGAAGTCGTGATCAAGCGACTTGGGGGTGAAGACACCGGACGGAGGCAGGACCTCGATGGTGTCGCCGACCTGGACCTTGTCGCACAGCCAGTTGGAGCCGTAGCCGTCGACGGTTCGTTTGACGGTGACCTTGGGTGCATCGTCTGTGAACGGTGAGCTGGCCAGGGAGTAGCACCGTGCGACCGAACCGGTCTGGTCGCTCGGAATGCGGAGCGTCAGGAACTGTCCGGGCTTGTAGTCGAACTTGCCCTTCAGATCTGCGGGAATCTCGAACACCAGCGACCGGGCGTCTGAAGTCTCTTCGACGACTCCGGACACGGTGAGTACCGCCGATCGCGAGCTGTGCGGTACCTCGACTGTCGTCATCGCGAAGCAAGTCCTCTCGTGAAGCTGGGTAAAGCGCAGGTCAGTGAAGTGCTACATCTAGAACGTGTTCTAGTTCAATGCTAGCAGTGATGAAAAGCTACTGGGGATCCTAGCGGTCAGGCAATACGTTCCCGATCAGCGGGAACCTGGCCGACGTAGAACCGATGTCCAGGTGGCCCGAAGTGGTGGCCACCTGCCCGAAAAGGTGGTCCGACTGCGGTATCCAGGCGGTAATCGCAGCAAAGTCTATGCGCCGACTGTCGGCCGGTCCACAGTCGGAAGCAGATGAGATGCCGATCACATTTGGTGTCGATCGCACCTTCCTCACGGTCCGGCATTGCTCAACGGCTGAAAACCTCGGAGTCGAAACGGGGGTCCTCGTGGATGGCTCGGAGTCGGTCACGGTCGGCCGACACGACCAGGGTTCGATTTTCGTCGATTCCGGTTGCTGTGCACCACGAATGATCTCGCGGCCACCAGAAGTTGGGTGACCGTTCGCGGACTGAAGAAGGTCCGGGAGACCGGACAGCCGAGACAACGCAGTATCTCCAGTCATTTGTGTCGTGAACTGCAGCAGCGCCGAGTAAATCTGCATCGAGAAATCCGCCCCATCCGGCCCAGAACAGTCCGGCATACGCGTCGTGGAGGTGCTCGAACAGCGGGTCGAGGAGGCCCTCCGGGAGCGAGCCCATCTCGGGCAATCCGTCAGGTTCGGGTGGGTGCGTTATCTGAACTACGTGTGGGTATCGATCTGCGAGCCAGTTCGCCTCTGGACTGGCGTCGGGATATCGATAGGGAGCGAGCCAGACAGCGGGCTCAGCTTCGCGCTGTACCGCCCACCCGATCCTGTGGGTCACGGAGTCTGTCGGCAGTGAAGATAAGCCTCGGTGACGACCTCGAACATGCGGTTGCCGTGCGAGTCGACCAATTGGGCTGTCGTGGTGACCAACCCGCGTGAGCGATTGTCGAGTACGACGTTGTCGACGGTGAGTTCCCCGGTCAACGTGTCACCGGGGCGAAGCGGGCGGAGGAACCGCACGTCGCGCATGCTCTTGCCGGCGATGACGTGCCATCTGTCGAAGATGCTCGCAACCACAAGTTTCTGACAGATGGCCAAGGTATGCACTCCGCTGCCGATCAGCCCGCCGAAAACGCCGGATTCAGCTGCTTTCTTGTCGGTGTGAAACCACTGCGGATCCCACTGCGTTGCAAAGTCGAGGATTTCGTCCTCGGACACCGTGTACGAACCCAGCGTCAACGTCTGACCGATCCGGAGGTCTTCGGCGTAGACGGTTCGATGGTGGGGTGCGGCGGAATCGTTCATGTGCTGTCAGTCTCCTGCGGGGTGTGGCGGTGTACTCGGAACATACTCCGGGCACTCGAGGTGACTGTTCGCACTTAGAATTGCAGGATGGTCAACAACGGGCGCGTCGATCCCATTGCTCTGGTCGGGGAGTGGAATTTCGATCGAACAATCGACGATCGAGTGGCAGGAGCTATGAAGCGCGTCGTCGGGCAGACCATCATCGAAGAAGCAGTCGACGGCCGATTCCGTTGGTACGAGAGCGGCACGTTGTTCGACGGTGATCTCGAGCTGCCGGTCTTCCGGACGCTGTTTGTCGAGCAACACGATGGTGATTGGGCCGTGACGTTCGAGGACGGCCGAGAGTTTCATGACTGGAACCCGGGACATGACGTCGAGCATCTCTGCGGCGCAGACACTTATCGGGGACGCATCGATGTCGCAGAAACTGCGGATGCGGAGTGGTCCGTCGTCTGGACCGTGTCAGGTCCGAGCAAGGATTACACGATGACAACGCATCTCACTCGGCCCTGAGGCATTCCTATTCGGCGCAGAGTGGGATCGCGGTAGATTCTCGGCTGAAGTCGGAACACAGCCTGGGTCACGGCCATGCGAATGCGCTTGTCGCGCATACTTTGAAAGGAAGATGCGTAAGAATTCGCGCCTACTGTGCGTCGAGTACCAGCCAGCCGCCGTGGTGCTCGAACACTTCGTACGGGACCCCAGTTTTCTCGCCCACAACGCGTAGCGATTCCAGATCGAACGTCCGGATGTGACCGTGGCAGGCCGTCGCCTCGTCCTCGAACGGCACCGCGATCACAACGCGTTGCCGGGCGATTCGCAGTGCCTGTGCGATCACCTTTTCACCCACCTCGTTGTCGACATGTTCGAGAAGGTGGATTGCAGTGACGGTATCGACGCTCTTGTCCGGGGCCGGCACCTCGCCGGCGTCGCAGATCAGGGTCTTGATGTCGATGCCGAGTTCGGGGGCTACTGCGTCGAGCAGAATCATGGTTCCGGGGTGAATGTCGGTGGCAGTCACGTTCATTCCGGCTTTCGCGAGCCGCAACGGAAAGAAACCGAAGCAAGATCCGAGATCGAGAACGCTGCCCCGAACTAATTCCTGCGCCTTTTCGTGGATCGGTGCAAAATCGGCACTGCCGTCGAGTAGTTCGTTCAGCGAGTTTCGGTAGTAGGTGGTCCAGGCTTCGAGGGCGCCGTCGACGGTGGAGCGAACCAGGCCCACCATGGTGAGTTCGAATTCGTCCTGACCGAAGTCGGCGTCCTGAATTGACGCGGTAACGCCGGCGACGAGACGTTCGCTGAGATCTGCCGGTGTCAGTGAATGCTGCACCAGCAAACCGTGGTCGTCGCGACTGAGGGTCAGCGGACCCGAGTCCACGTGTTCGACGGTGACGTGTCCGAACGACCACCGTCCCGGCGTCGACGGTGCGAGTGAATCCATGACTTCGGGAGTCGAGGTAGCCATCAGTGTCTTTCGCTAGATGCTGATACCGGTGCGCAAGGTCTGCGTTCCGGTTCGCAGAAGTTCGGGCAGTTCCAAGGCGTCGTCGGTGAGCCACTGTTCGTAGGCGGCCATTGCGACGCCGAGTAAGAGGTAGCCGACGGTGCGGGGACGGTGATCGGTCGGGTCGAGGTTCATTCTCTGCGATGCGTACTCGGCAATGACCTGTCGCCAACCTTCGTACATCACCACCGAGTATGCCTGAAGAGTGGGCACGGTGAGGATGAGTTCCATCCGTTTACGGTGCACGGCAGTCTCTTCGGGTGGAAACGTATTGAAGGTCAGGAGTGCGGATTCGAGAGCGTCGACAAGGGGAATGTCGTCGGGTAGTGAATCGAAGTGCTGACGCATCTGGTCGAGATGGCCGTCGAAGTCGCCCCAGGGGACGGCGTTCTTGGACGGGAAGTAGCGGAAGAACGTCCGTCGAGCGATGCCGGCGGCGTCGGCGATCTGGTCGACGCTGACGTCGTTGAAGCCGAGTGTGGAAAAAAGTTCGATGCCGACTTTGCTGATTCCCTCCCTGGTCGTCGACGGTCGACGACCTATCCGAGCGGACGGGTTCTTGCGGCTACGCATTCTTTTTTCGCTCCATATGTGTCATTCTGCACTGGATGCCATTACAGTGGTGAACCGAGTCACAGTGAAATCCCACTCGTGACCACAGATTCAGGAGGAATCCATGTCCGATCGTGACAATAAGGCACTCGACAACGACCTGATCGAAGAATCGCTCGTTGAAGAGGTCTCCATCGACGGCATGTGCGGCGTGTACTGACCGTGCCTGCTCTTGATCTCGATGCGGGGTGGAAACTCCACCCGCAGGTAGCGCTTCGCCCCGAACCTTTCGGGGCGTTGCTCTACCACTTCGGAACGCGCAAGCTCTCGTTCCTGAAGAACACGACCATCGTTGCTGTGGTCAAGGCGTTGCCAGACCATCCTGATGTCCGATCCGCGCTGCGTGCGCAGGGCATC
Proteins encoded:
- a CDS encoding ferredoxin--NADP reductase, with translation MTTVEVPHSSRSAVLTVSGVVEETSDARSLVFEIPADLKGKFDYKPGQFLTLRIPSDQTGSVARCYSLASSPFTDDAPKVTVKRTVDGYGSNWLCDKVQVGDTIEVLPPSGVFTPKSLDHDFLLFGAGSGITPVISILKSALTQGSGNVVLVYANRDEKSVIFGAELRELAKQHAGRLTIVHWIESVQGLPAVSQLATLAKPFVAYEAFMCGPGPFMDAVHKALAEAGMPRTQVHAEVFNSLAGDPFKDVELAEVTDEEAADAATVEVELDGETHTLVWPRKQTLVDIMLAKGLDVPYSCQEGECGSCACTVLQGEVTMDNCDVLDAEDIANGYILGCQAKPVTDTLKIEF
- the mftB gene encoding mycofactocin biosynthesis chaperone MftB (MftB, a small protein, is a peptide chaperone that assists the radical SAM enzyme MftC in performing two modifications to the C-terminal Val-Tyr dipeptide of the mycofactocin precursor peptide, MftA. MftB's role is analogous to the role of PqqD in the biosynthesis of PQQ, a cofactor that derives entirely from a Tyr and a Glu in the precursor PqqA.) — protein: MRRVLTVPALDLDAGWKLHPQVALRPEPFGALLYHFGTRKLSFLKNTTIVAVVKALPDHPDVRSALRAQGIADDAAPQYARALSTLADSHMIVPV
- the mftR gene encoding mycofactocin system transcriptional regulator (MftR, the mycofactocin system transcriptional regulator, is an uncharacterized TetR family DNA-binding transcription factor. Its role is inferred by context. It occurs as part of the biosynthesis locus for mycofactocin, a partially characterized electron carrier derived from the terminal Val-Tyr dipeptide of the precursor peptide MftA, through a radical SAM enzyme-mediated process.), with amino-acid sequence MRSRKNPSARIGRRPSTTREGISKVGIELFSTLGFNDVSVDQIADAAGIARRTFFRYFPSKNAVPWGDFDGHLDQMRQHFDSLPDDIPLVDALESALLTFNTFPPEETAVHRKRMELILTVPTLQAYSVVMYEGWRQVIAEYASQRMNLDPTDHRPRTVGYLLLGVAMAAYEQWLTDDALELPELLRTGTQTLRTGISI
- a CDS encoding DUF6314 family protein; its protein translation is MVNNGRVDPIALVGEWNFDRTIDDRVAGAMKRVVGQTIIEEAVDGRFRWYESGTLFDGDLELPVFRTLFVEQHDGDWAVTFEDGREFHDWNPGHDVEHLCGADTYRGRIDVAETADAEWSVVWTVSGPSKDYTMTTHLTRP
- a CDS encoding MaoC/PaaZ C-terminal domain-containing protein; translation: MNDSAAPHHRTVYAEDLRIGQTLTLGSYTVSEDEILDFATQWDPQWFHTDKKAAESGVFGGLIGSGVHTLAICQKLVVASIFDRWHVIAGKSMRDVRFLRPLRPGDTLTGELTVDNVVLDNRSRGLVTTTAQLVDSHGNRMFEVVTEAYLHCRQTP
- a CDS encoding DNA alkylation repair protein; translated protein: MGDPGARDVCDALTELASSDDAVHLQRFFKTGPGEYGEGDVFIGVRVPKTRTVVKKFADLELPEVLLLLGSEVHEHRLAGLLILVTQFEKASKPRTFDDATRRKIADFYLDAVERGRVNNWDLVDSSAGQILGGWLFDRDRSLIFELSASGDLWRRRVALLSTYGFITRGDATTTLELAESVLGDRRDLTQKAMGWMLREVGKRVDRGLLTGFLELNAAQMGRTALSYACEHLSAVERTHFRARRPE
- the mftA gene encoding mycofactocin precursor MftA (Mycofactocin is a small molecule electron carrier derived from the final two amino acids, Val-Tyr, of MftA, the mycofactocin precursor. It plays a role in redox homeostasis and the metabolism of alcohols and aldehydes in Actinobacteria, including Mycobacterium tuberculosis.) — translated: MSDRDNKALDNDLIEESLVEEVSIDGMCGVY
- the mftM gene encoding mycofactocin oligosaccharide methyltransferase MftM, giving the protein MATSTPEVMDSLAPSTPGRWSFGHVTVEHVDSGPLTLSRDDHGLLVQHSLTPADLSERLVAGVTASIQDADFGQDEFELTMVGLVRSTVDGALEAWTTYYRNSLNELLDGSADFAPIHEKAQELVRGSVLDLGSCFGFFPLRLAKAGMNVTATDIHPGTMILLDAVAPELGIDIKTLICDAGEVPAPDKSVDTVTAIHLLEHVDNEVGEKVIAQALRIARQRVVIAVPFEDEATACHGHIRTFDLESLRVVGEKTGVPYEVFEHHGGWLVLDAQ
- a CDS encoding glycosyltransferase family 87 protein; protein product: MPASTARLTTVTTIVSLLAASFLALAYLVYVVRAVEPVDFLVYRYAADMFASGGDVYEGNLFGPMIAPEGMPFTYTPFAVLLLWPTVLFDWWTAYLLWSLLCILVVAWTVWKFTPTWIRLRPLVMALILFGVSVTPTVSAHISFGQVNLLLMALVLVDITRRENSWLGRHFPRGLLIGIATAVKLTPGLFIVYFVVTKQWRLAIWSSVGAAVVTLAAALVDPALSRTFWTDVVWNLSDRVDLTGEAIASSGNGSLQGTLAAMGSWTDPLVMPIIAIVGVLALWIARQIYLEGRLVDAALVIGLSAPILSPISWIHHWVYLIPAAITILFRIRSRRGVVAFVAALAVVYCGPSMGAQLMEGSPLLFPIGGILREGFILVSVAAIVALWHLATRNSSAPDSVGNQGPNSAEESSVRTRS